From the Ipomoea triloba cultivar NCNSP0323 chromosome 8, ASM357664v1 genome, the window gtaacgataaacagatactacattgtaacagagtgagtagtactaaaaaaatttcttctttGGGGTATATTGCAGACTGGGGAAGTATATTACATAAACTGGAGAACAGGGATGAAAGTGAAGGAGGACCCAAGAATCACGAAGGAGTACAGTAGCGGTGAGTTTTACTctgaggaagatgaagaagaggatgatggtgatggtgatggtgacaGCTGTTATGACGACGACACAGAAGAAAGTGGGTCTTCCTCAGAAGAGTCGACTCTTTCATCTTCAAGGGATGTTCAGCGTCGCCGCCATGCAGGGAGCAGCCGGCCGGAATCTTCGAcggcggcgacggcggcggcggtgcTTGTAGTCGCGGGTTGCAAAACCTGTTTGATGTATTTCATGGTGCCCAAAGAGGTCGATGACTGCCCCAAATGTTGCGGTCAACTTCTCCATTTCGACCGGTCCGATAATTCCTCCCCATagatcatattcttttaatttcctcttcttctttttttgggttttttttccttctaaatttaatttcttggttcctcttttagttttttctttcttggTAAGATATAAACTACTCCTGCATGTGTAGTTTGGCAATGCGGATTTTCGTTAGTCCAGTGAAACctaaacggaaaaaaaaaaaaaaaattcttcatgCATTTTTACTAGCATCATTCTTGTATATTTTCATCGAGAAAATACTATGTGTACTGCCATTTTCTACTCTTAATTTTTACTCCACACACAAAATCTTGAGGTATTAGTACCCGCCATATCAGAGAGTAAAATTTAGGAGTCAATGTAGCAGAACCTTTTTCATTGTGAggaatttcatttttattcctTCAATAATTAGTCatttattgaatattttgattGTATTCCTCGTTGCATTTTTAGGCTAGTTTGTGAATTCTGTTGATTAATATATGTTGTTTTTGGTggttttcataaataaataaataaaaggaaatgacATTCTTGCCCACATTGGGTGAAACTCGTGCAATGTGACTACTAGTGTCCAAATTATATACCCACAGTGAAGGTACACGATTTACAAGTACatagtatataatatgttaattgataCATAATTTGGACCGTGTCCAGATTATATACCTAAAgtgaaggtacataatttacaAGTACatagtatataatatgttaactaataCATAATCCGGACCAAGGTTACAAGTGCataatatataactatataatatgttaactaataCATAATTTGGACCAAGGTTCACAATGTGCATCTTAATCTACAATATAATACACAATATAATTACCCTGATGGATCTTgtctacaatataatttgtatgttGGAGTTACCCTGAAATCATAACACTTGAATTAccaagaaaggaaaatttttaaaaatcaccaATATACCCTTAAaccacatataaatataaaatactaactCAAACTATTAATACAACATGATGAAACAAATCATTAAACTCTTAGAGAAGAACACATTTTCTGTGTACTATGCatacaatataaaatatgtattatatatgcaTACTGCATTCGGCAACAACATATGCACTTCTTTGGTGATAATGAGTGAAATGAGATATTCTTTTCAATGgtcaagtgttttttttttttttaaatttaagagaagtgttaattcttttaaaatagGTAAAGTAAGAGacaaatacaatatatttataaactaagagaattttttatttttattttaaaataatttgaaaccgAAAAGGGTaaagatttaattgaataagTTTTATActtattaatgaatttatttttattgattttaagGAATTGATTCGTTAATTGACCTAgaacttttcaaaataataaactttaacaAATATGGGAATAACTTTTCTACTTCTTAAATTCTCAAAAAAGTTAGAACTACCCTCTATTGCTAAATGTGTTTTTTGTATCCAATTAGGAGTTTTTTggacttttgatttttttccttttatctGCGATTTTCTTTtatgagtatataatatataaaatataaatatgcgATCTTATTATTAGAatagacttttaattgagatgaaacacaTCATGTTATACTAGATCTCAACGAGAGGGCCAAAATTATGGATATGTAGAAGttcatattgtttttttttttaaatactactaactctattacaatgcagtatcgttcataactactttctcaacctactgaagcacaagagAAGttcatattgttttttttttttttttttttttttttttttttggagaaagaAGTTCATATTGTTAAAACTATTACTTGCTGCAAAAATTGTACTTGGAAACGGTATCTTTGATTACCAAAAATGAGCGGACACATTCATCGACTAATAATGACTAATAACTGAAGGGTAAAGAATAAtagggaaaattataattttccgtCCTAAGTTATATGaaaattgtagaattcgttctTTAAATGTTGATCGTGTTCAATTTTCGTCCTTAACTTATCTTTagcgttgcactttttgtcaCTTTACTAACAAAGCATTAGGAACGAAATTTGCAACTTTAGTATAATCCAgtgacgaaaagtgagcacgagaAGTTAATAAAATGACGAATAGTGCAACgctaattataatttatgagcAAAAAGTGAGAATGACCAATAATtagagacgaattctacaattaccttataatttaaaaatgaaaagtataatttcacaaaacaatacaattttttaatttcaatatgTGTGCACTATAATCAgggccggtttttttttttatttgcgtggccctgGTAAATAATTGagaccctatcaaagtataaataaactgagaattgaaaaaaaatgcaaagagaaaaatgcaaaaattttaattttgggccaatataatcacaaatacatatactaactattaggccagtgctggactaggggcccccaaaattttggagcCCTATGCGgtcgcacatcttgcacgccctaaaattcgACTCTGACTATAATTTGTTGCCTAattgtttttctattttctagttGTTTAGTGAATGGAGGATCGGAGATCCTTGAAGTTGCAGGGGATGtgggttttttattttattttattttatttttataataatctcaGCAACAAGGTCAACGGCTTAACATGGAGGCCAAGTATTAGTAATGATTGCAACATGttcatcatttttttctttaattgagaTTGCTAATTTGTGTTGAATAACTgcaattctttttgttttctatttaaaaaaaaaaagaatttatatgTCAAAATATCAATAGTGGTTTAGATTCAATCATTATTTATGTAGCTAGTAGCTACGCCAACTTGTCTCCTTGACTGATATTTTTTCAGCACTTAAATAGTTGCATtgcaataataattcaatagtCACTTTTCATccgttttaaaaatattaattggtgcCAATTGGTTAAATTGGCTAGTCTAATTGTCTAAACTATAGCTCGCTTCTTATCATAAGTATTTTTatatagatattttaaattcaataataatttgattattgtaaTTTAAAGGTatgaacaaattttaattttagcgATCAATTATTGTGGCATTGTTAcacttattttattattttaattttgcctTATTACATCATTGACGGTCACGATGAATCATTCATTTAAATTTATATcattttattgatttaataaTGAATGTTAACacataatatcatcattaaattaaaatagtttaTGAGAGAGATAAACAAATTACATATTGGGGCAAAAagtttgaatgattaaattacatgttaaccatcttttgttaaatattaagtgacaattaaataaaatttaaataaaggaccaattgtgacaaaaaataaaatggatagaatttaatgaaacaaaattaaaagagtaagAACTTTGCTCCCAATAAGGTTGAATCCACAACAACAAGGGCTCCCACGTTGCCCTTGCTAGTGAGACTTGATCCCTAATCTTTGCTCCCAAACTTTATCCctgtgaccaattgagctgtCCATACAAGTAAAAATTACaagaaaattacattatttggttggatgtaattaaaattattttccaatgCAATTTAATGGTCAAGAAAACtatattatttggttggagatgaattacaattcatctCCATTATCCTCAATTATTACTATTGTAATAGCCTGCTAgaagtatttataaataagtCAACATTAATTAACCCAAGTATCAACGATAAAATGAACTTCTCGATAAACGCGTAATATTAATCCTTAAAACTATTCATAAGATCACATACATCAATGTGATTGTTTTGACACCACATTTGACCCTATTAttgtttgtattatatattgatataatttacattggAGTTTGgttagaaaaaagaaattaagggaaaagaattgtaattcattggaaaaagaataatgtgaaataaaataatttaaattacattatttagtGGGGAGgaatagaatttttaaaaatgagaaGGGAAGAAGTAATATAAAGGCTAAAATgtccttatataataataatactaataacaatcaaggttaaaaaaaatatttcttccttttttcctttttcttttcccatcgaattgcaattcatatggGGAGGGTATGGATTGGAATTTAACAAAatgatggaattgcaattctttctAATCAAACACCGTAATTTGTATAGTCAAAGAATTGTGGTGTAATTAGTGTTGTGCACTATAAagggtatttttttttcttaatatggCATGGTCTGAGATAGAGTTTAACTTAATTTATCGTAAGTATATTGGAAACTTCTAAAagcataataagtctcaatcaaagttatatccctaATTTATACCCATGTTTTTAGTACTAactattttgtacattatgcttttagagttgtactatacaatttttaggacaaaaatatccttattgttataacttccgttatcttttccgttacttttaccatgcacatgcatccaccatatcttttttttttttttaaattttttttaccatatcattttttatattctttaatgataataatagttatatatatatatatatatatatatatatatatatatatatatatatatatacacatactagattaatataataaataaattttatatcatttagattttaattagtaaaaattgtttgttattttttaaaaatataaatgttgaACATATGCTTTTGGGCATTGAAAAGACTAGTAAGTAAAAACGGATGGTTCATGCGTGTAAATCTCTGCGCATAGAGAAATCTATACAAttcagatttaaaaaaaaaaaaaaggtttttgagtacttaaataaataaataaatacata encodes:
- the LOC116027821 gene encoding uncharacterized protein LOC116027821; this encodes MAGPDMGTITASLERSLQNCSLNYHRESSSNADGGASRIGAGRSSSSSSSSAAVAAHHTPPNNSSVGDATLELNSEISMPYHWEQCLDLETGEVYYINWRTGMKVKEDPRITKEYSSGEFYSEEDEEEDDGDGDGDSCYDDDTEESGSSSEESTLSSSRDVQRRRHAGSSRPESSTAATAAAVLVVAGCKTCLMYFMVPKEVDDCPKCCGQLLHFDRSDNSSP